The Vigna radiata var. radiata cultivar VC1973A chromosome 6, Vradiata_ver6, whole genome shotgun sequence DNA segment ACACCTAATAATCTAATTACTACACAAGCACCATAAATAAGAGTCATCCCAACACATAAAACTTAGTCTCACTCTTAAGAAGTATGTATCTTAGgtgtttttcctaattaaaaagaaactcttgcaaacaaataattaattaggtCAACATACCATGAGTTCTTacctaaaaaatttaaaggttGGTCTTCTTGGGAAGTCACACGAATGTGAGACCTTTAATTTCTATGGGATCCCATGATAAGTGTGGATTTCACATTTGGTTTTCTTAAGAGGAACTTCAATGCCACATGACTAGAAAATATTGTAAGGACttaaaaaatgatgttttagaATCGATACCATCTTTAAAATAACGatacttgattattttaatattaaaatgctaatatataaataaaaatttgataaacgagtttcattactTTAAAACACCTTATCTCTCTCGAAACTACTTTCAAGAGTCCTTTAACTTCTTTCTAAGTCTTCTCACtcttaatttatctttttgaagATCTAAGATTGCCGGTGTGATATTTGCAATGAACTCTTCACTTCTACCCAATATGTTTCTTAATTTgagtaagttagtttttttgtCTCTTTCCTTTATCCAAATCGTCTTCCTTTTTGCATGTGACCTTATTTCGCTTGCATATGTTCTTTTAATCATCTATATGAATATCTACTTATCAGTAATCATAATGGTATGTCGCGATCGTTCTTATGTTGTTTCTATGTGTAGGCAAAGCATCATGTGAAGTTAAAGGAGTTGTTGTattcttagattttttttaggttGTCCTTTATAGGTAAGGGAAGTTAATTTCTAGCTTTTACATGTTGAGTTGTTTAATTATTGTTGAAATGTGAACTTTGGTGTTTTAGAAATgtgaatttatgattttttgaatttgtgatgATGAGATGTGATTAAGATTATTAAATTGATGATTGAactatttgttatttataatcTATGCATGATCATGTTTAGTATGCATTGTATTTGTGAAAAgcttaaaatttattgaagtgTTGTTAAGAATGGCTGTGAGATAGAATTCGGTAATATGACATTGGTTGAGCTAAGAATCATGAATTTTATAATCGTTGAAATGTTTAATACTGAGAATTGGTTTTAGGAGTGTCAAATTACATAAATCATGCTCAAAAGGGGAAGTTGGAATTTTCTGATAGCGTCAAGCACCATTGATAGTGCTCATAAATAATGGCTTCTTTGAGTTAGTTGTCGCTAGGCAAGGGTTCTTCTCACTAGGGGACATTAAAGTCAGAGAGCTCGCTCATTAGGTGTCTTTGGGTGCTAATCAATGTCGTTGAGCAccagcaaataaaattaaatcttgaGAGCTTCAAGGGTCCTCTCGTTGGATGACCATTGAGCTTGTTGGGTGCTACTTTGAGCTGAGCACAACTCTTCTAGGATCTTCTCTATTTGAGTTGCGCTATGCGGTAATGACTGACGTTGGTCAGTAATTGGGtgactttaaatatattttataaacttcataattgttttgtttgagGTATATATGTGTATAAATGTTTGTGTATCGATGTTATGAATGTTTGAAATCTGTTAAGTTATGGATTGAAAGGACAAATGAATTTTCAAGGGGGAAAGTCCTTCTGAAAGATGTGTTTCTTTAGGTTTGCATTAAAGTAGGAATTTAGAAATGGAAGTTATTATTACATCCTACTAATCATTCAAACTTATGTAGAGGAGGAGGATGAATTAAGAGTTGGGAGTAGTAGGATGTCCGGGTGTAAGGAATAATCTGGAGTTCTATTTGTATAAGATTAACCTTGTTGGTGGAGTTTATCCATCACAAGTGCTAAACTTCTAAGTAGTTTTACATCAATGCATTTTATCCAGATGATTGAGTCTAGAAGAGTCATTATTGATGTGACTTgtcttttaaaacaatttggATTGTTTAGTTTGTCAATACTAcatgtttaatttatatatatatatatatatatatatatatatatatagcaacTATTTTGTATATTGTCTTACCCTATTCTCATTGTCGGtatgttttgtgtttgtgttcttcttttgcaatgatAACCTTTATTGGTGTGAGCAAATGAGGAAACAAAAGTTGAACTACCTCTAGAGGGAGATGGTGATGCAACTGTGTAGTTCTAAGATTGTTGTTCATGTTGTATAGggcatttttgaaaaactttcaattatatgtatattgttCATAATTTCCTTGCGTTGTAGATATATCCTATGTTGTTACAGGGTTGGGATAATTGTAATAGCACACTCTAGATTTTGGATTATATGTCTTTGGTTTAGTAATTATGTATTGTTTCATTTAATAGTTTATACTATTAAATGAgatgttacaaatataatcacttTACTAAGAAATGAATACCAATTTGACCGTTTGAACATATTCCATTTTTCCCAAATCATAGAAATTCATCTACTGATATTTGATACAATATCAAGCGATGGTAGGCTGACACTGAGCGTTAGTTCAGTATGCAGGACTGTGAGCATTTTAGCTCTAGGTCGTTGTGCAATAGTTTGTACCATTGTGTGTCGTAAAATGTGAAATGTTTTAGCGTTGAATAATAGTAGGAAACCACTAAGCATCATTTCTCATTACAGGTCTGTAGCAATTCATTCCAAGACGCTGAGTGGTAGAAAAGTGTCGTTGAGCGCGACTTTTTGGGAGAAGAATGACACTAACTGCTATGACTAGTGTTGAGTGTCACCTTTTGCAAGAAGTCTAGCGTTGAGCACTGCCTCTGAATGTCAGTCtttgtgtttgatttattttattctttggcTATTTGAGATTGATTTAAATGAACTTTAAGTATGTTTGTGAGTAATATGACTTTGTATTTAGATGAGGATTTTGTTATAGATATGTTTCAATATTGTTGTTGAAAGAATATCAATGAGAGTTTATATGCGGTGATGATATTTAATGTATACATTGGCACAAGGGAGTTCAATAAGGAGATATCTTGATATTCAACCAACCATTCAACTCATATAAAGAGGAATGGTGGGGGAAGAGAATTGTAGGAGGTATCTTGATATTGTACCAACCATTCAACTcttcaaaacataaatattactAGAAGTGCATATCTACAATGAAACTCTATGTCAAAAGTATGTATCTAGATAATTGAGTTTAGTATCAATTGTTTATGTGTATCTATATGATTGTATTGTATTTAATCCATGTTTAACTTATATttgttatgatttattttttacacactaacttatcttattatttttcttttgtgtttttgttgtttatttgtaATGATCACTTTACAAAATGAATAAATGGTAAGGTAAGCGATGATATGCTTTTAATGAAAGACAAGTTTAcgataaaataattgtatagtcttctttaaatattagttgttttattttgaaagattcatagtttatatatatatatatatatatatatatatatatatatatatatatatatatatattataatataatataatatgttaatatagtTATTATGTTTTGTGTTATCAAATTgcaatgttctttttttttaataattttatgctgttaaataaaatattacagcAAATATTTTGAAGGATTAATGCTTTTTTAACTTAATACATATTTAAACTGATAATATACAAGGATTTTCAAATTGTTACGTCAACCTAAccattgaaaattattattgatatgACTTTTAAAGTAagagaattattattattgttattataatggTTGTTGTggttttagtaaaaaataattaatattctcTAATgcttaatataaaatactttaaacAATTACACatatccataaaaaaataatttagtataatttaaaaaatgttgctaacatattaatttaacctataatggtttttaaaattctttcactattttaaatagaaaactcataatattttataaaagttaaaatataaatactcatactattaataataatatggaCAAAAagagtgtaaattgattaattattataagaactatttttaaatcatacTTATCTAAACTGAACCCGATTGAAGTTCTCGTCGTGACAAACCAATAAGGGAAGAACTTTTCTGCCTTTCTccactttcttctctttcttacCGTCGCCCACTGTTTCCCTCAGTTATATCTCTCTACACTTCTTCAACTGATTCACACGCACAAAACGAATCTACTTCATCTCATCATCAACGTCTTAACTACGCTATTCAACTTCCGCagcactcaaatccattcattTTTTCACAGTTAGTGTAACTGTTTCTGCCATAATTTCGTATCAAAAATCGTTGCAATCGCTTAACATTTTCTGTTGCAGGTGATGGCTTCTTCTGTTCTCTCCGCAGCTTCGCATTCTCTCTCTgcctcttcttctctctcctcgCGCCAAATCCACAAGGTACCTCTTTCTCATTGTTCCCACATTGGTTTTGATGACTACCCTTTCTGTGATTTAACGTTTCTGTCCAACAGGGGAAACCCAAGGTTGGAGACAACGCTTTGAGATTTAACAATGGAATCAACTCCTTCCCAAATGCAAGGGTATCTTCTAAAAATGAAAGCTTATTGCTTCAATTGTATTCATctgttttggtttttctttgGTTGGTTCATTTTTATTTCGTTATTGCTTTATGATCAATTGGGTGGAACTATTGGGAAACCAAGTTGGTTTTTGCATGTGATATCTCTCATGGTCTGTCGGGTGTCGATGTCTGTAAACTGACGGAAAATCGAATTAGTCTTGCATAGAGACACTTGAATGGACTCAAATGAAACTTTTTAAGTTTAGCAGATTAATGACAAGAGAGATCAAAGGAATATTTTAGCCACTTTGTATTTGTTAAATTAACCTCagtgttgaattttttttagagtttattTTCTATACATTACTAGTATGAGACATCCTTTTGCAGACATTCAATGAGATTTTACTACTTTGCCATGTCATCCTGTTTATTAATGATGATGCGGTGAAAAGATAAATTCCAGCTGGATGTCCGTGTAAGGATGTTTTACAGTGGGGtgtataaattaaactttttttgtaaaataaaagttcaatttGTATTGTGATTAGTTATATTCCCATTCTCCATATCATACTTGATGGAAGAACAGTGTTAAAGCTGTGTAAAAGTAGTTAGTGAGGATTAAGGAGTGTGAGGGCACAAAAACTGTGTGTGCAAGTGCGCTAATACAATATGATTTCTGTCAATTTTGTTTCAGTCTAGTGGTCGGGTCTCTATGACTGTTGCACTTAATGTTTCTCGGTTTGAGGGCATACCTATGGCTCCTCCTGACCCAATTCTTGGAGTTTCCGAGGCCTTTAAAGCGGACACAAGTGATGTAAAGCTCAATCTTGGAGTAGGGGCGTACAGAACAGAAGAACTACAGCCATACGTGCTTAATGTTGTTAAGAAGGTATCTGTTCCTTTATATGTGTACTGTCTGAATAGCCCTTTGCAACAATTCATGCTTTCTTCTTTTGGATTGTGCCATCTGGGTTATGCTTTATCTTGTACACCAGCTCCcgtgttttgttcttttcaatTACTTCAAGTTCTTCTTGCACAGCCTTCCTCCAAGCTTCTTCATTAATTTCCTCTTCAAAGCTTTCTGGTTCTACAACACAATAATTGCACCTTGTATAAACATCATAGTTTGCACAATTTTCCTgtcatattttttcttcacGTTCACAAACCTAagactattttttaattgatgttgatTTAGATGAACTTCTTTGTTTTTTAGGCAGAGAATCTTATGCTGGAGAGGGGGGATAACAAAGAGGTAACTTTGTTTACAGAATATGCGACTGTGTTGTGTGGAACCATTGGCCCTTAGGTTATTGACTGAGATTTAACTTGCAATGCAGTATCTCCCTATTGAGGGTTTGGCTGCCTTTAACAAGGCAACGGCAGAGTTGTTACTTGGAGCAGACAACCCAGCAATCAAACAGCAAAGAGTATGTAGTTGTTTAGAAAACATAGAAGTTTTGAAGGACATTGCAATTTCTTggttaggattttttttttccatttcttacTTACATTATTCAGTTGCATCTAGGTTGCCACTGTCCAAGGTCTTTCTGGAACTGGTTCTCTGAGGCTAGGTGCAGCTCTGATAGAAAGATATTTTGCTGGGTCTAAAGTTTTGATATCAGCTCCTACCTGGGGTGTGCTTTTCACTGCTTACTATGTTTATATTAGTTGTATATTTGTTTGGGAGTTCATTCAACCTGGGTTATCCTATTATCTTGCAGGTAATCACAAGAATATTTTCAACGATGCTGGAGTGCCGTGGTCTGAGTACCGATATTATGACCCCAAGACTGTTGGCTTGGATTTTGAGGGCATGATTGAAGATATAAAGGTTACGTTCCTGATCCAGATCGTAGCAAGTCAAATGGACAATGAATACTGTTATATTTAACTGCTTTGAATTGGAAATCAATGTTCAAGAATGTTCTATCTATTCACTTATCCCTTCTTAatcttttttgtaaaaatacatgttttagAAAATATCTTTTACGTAAAATACAACTAGTGTAATCGTTTTGATTAACATGCCATTACTGGGTAATGTATTTGATGCTCAATTGATCTAGTAGTTGTAACTTGCCATCTTGTTATAGGAAGGCACAAGTAGAAAcacaaattcatatttaatttgaagATTCCTCCGATCCAATATATGATTAAACTCACATAACTGTACATTTCGTCATTTTTACAGTCAGCTCCTGAAGGATCTTTTGTGGTACTACATGGATGTGCTCATAACCCAACTGGTATTGATCCAACCCTTGAACAATGGGAAAAAATAGCTGATGTAATTCAAGAAAAGAACCACATTCCCTTTTTTGATGTTGCTTACCAGGTACCAATCTTGGGGTAAATTAACTAGTTCTTAATAAATTTCTCGATAGGAACTGTCAAAAACCATTGACATATTCAGCGTTCTGTCTAAATTTTTATGGAGACCTAGAACCTAATTTGCAACATGCTGAACCCCTTATTAATTTTAGGGCTTTGCCAGTGGAAGCCTTGATGAAGATGCAGCTTCTGTGAGACTGTTTGTTGCTCGTGGTATGGAGGTTCTTGTGGCTCAGTCATACAGTAAAAATCTTGGTCTTTATGCTGAAAGGATTGGAGCAATCAATGTGATTTCATCATCTCCAGAATCTGCAACTAGGTATGGTAAATTAAGTCTCCCATTCTTTCTCATATCTGAAGTTGAACGGAAATGTCTAGGAAAAAGATTGGATCTTTCTATTTCCATCCTGTTCAGTTTTATCCCTTTTCTAGTCAGATAAAGGGATCATTTTATCAATTAAGTAAAGGTAGTAAGAAGTAGCTGCAATCCTCTAAAGCGATGTTTGGAAGAACTTATTTCCAGTTTATTTTAGGTTATGATATAAGCACTTACGTAAGTGTTTTGGGAGGGTTAATGAAACTAGCACATGCCATGTTCATAAGCGGTTTTCTGTTTATTTCAATATACTCTTCAGGGTAGATTATAAAAACAACTCACAATTTATATGAAAACAATTTAACCCTATTTTCTCTCAATTATAGATACACCTTATGTACAAGAGCTTATTTGGTAAGTGATCATTCAACAAGCTCTTAATTAAGTTCTTTACCCGAATGAACTAATACTTTCTTTACTGAAATTGTCACAAACGCTCCAGTTCTGTTTTAAGAAAGGCAACATCTTGGATTTCAACATGATTGGGGCCTTGTATGCCTCAGTAAAAGTTCTGTTTTTGGGCATATAGTCTGAACTGTTAGTTGGTACGTGGTTAatagttagtttttgttttttggattCACCTTGATTGGGGCAATGTATACCtcttgtatttttgttttttgtatcTACATATGTTTTCTGTATctacaaatgtttttttaagtGGAGAGACTCGAACCTACTACCTATCCCTTCAGTTCAAGCAACTCTGTAAATACCTTTCTGTTATGCATAATGAAATTAAGCTCCCTTTTTACACTTGTCCAATCAGTATTATCTTGATGAACAATGTGGTAACTATGTATTACAGGGTAAAGAGCCAGTTGAAAAGGCTAGCCCGACCTATGTACTCTAATCCACCTGTACACGGTGCTCGAATTGTTGCCGATGTTGTTGGAAATCCAGTTCTCTTTAATGAATGGAAAGCAGAAATGGAAATGATGGCAGGAAGAATCAAGAATGTTAGACAACAGCTATACAATAGTATTACTTCAAAAGACAACAGTGGAAAAGATTGGTCGTTTATACTTAAGCAGATAGGCATGTTCTCATTCACCGGCTTGAACAAAGAACAGGTATTTGACTCCCGTTATTATTACTTCTTGCCTGTGATCAATTTCTGTCTTTTATGCACCACTTCGAGTCCTATTGCGTCGAATCTTTCAAAAACAATATTGAtctgtaatttaattttacggTATTGTTATATTGTCCGTGTTCTTAAATAAGACATTGTGTTTTATCAGAGTGACAACATGACAAATAAGTGGCATGTATACATGACAAAGGATGGAAGGATTTCCCTGGCAGGATTGTCGTTGGCTAAATGTGAATACCTTGCAGATGCTATTATAGACTCGTATCATAATGTCAGCTGAAACTCAATCAAATATTTTTGGTAACTTTTGTATCCAATCGGAAAGATTGTGAGtgcattaaaataatttatgtatgcATTAATTGTCATACATATGTACCTCCAAGTACCTTAGGAAATTTTGTAATCTCAAAACGACTTAGTATTGATGCATAACAAGTCGGATTATATCAGTACCGATGCATAACAAGTATTGACTTAAAGCTTGTTGAATCAGTACCGATGCATATTGTATGTTTCTCATTTCATATGGGTGAGACTGAATAAATCATGATAGCAAAGTTTCATTGGCCATAATGTCCTCTAGTCGTTAGTGGgtaccttttttcttttgtcaaatcCTCCTTCCATTGTGATCCAAGCATTTTTGTTGATAGAGATACCCTGAAGTTTCACGCGTCAATTATTGTGAACGGTGATGAGGTATTGTGCAACCAAGAAcgtaaattgaatatatatggTTTTCCTATTTGAACCAAAAATTTAAAGGCAAGAATGTCTTGGTCATCTGCATAGAATCTGGACAAGTTACCATGTTGAAATTCCTTTAAACAATGCTGTTGGAAGGAAATGCAGGGAAGAATGGAGTAGGGgttcttaaaatttatacatcTCTTGATTTAGCAGtatcaaatttagaaaaatccAATAATGTAAAACATTCTTTTATACTGTATCATTAACTAAGTATTTAGGAAATACAATAGCAGACAGAGTGAATTGGAGGACGTTGTTAGCATGTACGAATTATTTGTAGTCTGGTTTGCTGTTGATATGGCGAAAGAGGGAATAAAGACAATAAGAGTCTCTATGAACAATTCAATGATCTGATCCTATATACacaaatattttcacaaaagtgAAACCAATTTGCTGGCATTTATCATTAACAATCCAATGCTCTCATACACTATTTAGGCCTGCTCTTTTCCTCAATCTATCTGCAGTCACACTCCCGGGCTGGGTTTATTACAAAATGAGTGTAGTTGTCATGGATCTTTCTGTAATATCAAGCCTTGATGAAGCCTCACTATTTGGGTAGAGAATCACAAAACATGTCATTGAAGGATTATGAGTGAGTGATGCTGTCTCAAACTGATCATGGACTAGAATCCTCATGTGGGTTAGCAGGTAATACTTGCTGTGGCAGCTGTGCTACTTTAAGTGTTCCTCCAAGCTCTACAGGGACAAGAGGAATGAGTGAGTGGAGAACATCTGCAATTAGGGGACGGTAACTTGGCTCTGGTTGCACGCACAGCACGGCCACTGCAGCAACCTACAAAGTACAAGGTCAATGTTGTAGTTAAGCAAAGtctatttgataatttttttcatacacacgtaaaagaaaaaaaaattttctataaattaaaattaatttgacttaATAGTTGtatataatttctttctattaatcttcttattttcaaaatgaagaaaacatcaattttctattttattttttatgttttcatgaAGTTAAGCATAGTTTTCATTCGAAACAATCTTCATAAATGGCCAAAAAGGTAAGTAGtaataaattggaaaatatGAGTTCTGTTTCCGAGGCACTCAAACCTGGTACAAGTGTTTGGGGTCCATTGTATCCTTAATTACAGGATCCACGATGTTTGGAAGCTTAGATCTGTCTGTGAGCTGTGGCATGGCCTGCAAACATCATAAATAGCTACATGTCATTTCCAATACCAACCCAGTTAAATTTCATGATCATCGAGCAAACAGTACCCATGTGACAATGGATTGGCATTGAGCTGGTGCTAGTTTTTCCACAGGCTTCTTTCCCAAGAGAAGCTCCAGCAGAACAACTCCAAAAGCATATACATCACTTTTATCAGTCAATTTACctacaaaagaaaattcaaaatgaaacttCCTCAATAGATAACAGTTCAAGTTTTGCCATAACTGTTTCTCCGTATTCCAAGAACATTCCTGGAAAAGCGATCCAAGAACATCTCATTATTAACGTGTAGTAGTTTGATTTACAGTCTccctttataattaaaaatgaacttGCCATATGATTAAAGTTTTCAACTGAATAAAAAAGGTATTATACTTCCAATGTTTCTCATCTCCAAGACAGGAATCAATTGAACTAAATTTCAGTTTGCATCCTTAGgacatttattattatcattattattttttatcactgaCAAGAAGCAGCTGGAGCAAACTAGGCATATGGGGCTGTAAGGTGTAACAGAcaacatattaatttaataataatctatataacTTGCCAGATCAGATGGCACGTACATTCCCAAGAGAAGCACAAGGTACACACAATTAAAAGCTATTAAATGGCTCAGGATTATCATGTGTTCATAGCTTCAATCAATCTTCACATCACACTTAAtcagattttttaatttacgaAAAAGAATtaacaaaaggaaaacaatttaTACACAATATTAGTTTCATAAGTGTTGTTCTGTAAGTAAATTTAAAGTCTATCTGCACAGTAAGTAATCAAAAGAACTACACTATCAAAATCTCTATGTTCTATAAGGATTTGCTTAGAATCATCCAATCATGTAATAACTTCTTGCACAGATCACACTTTCAAAGTCACCCTTTCATAATTAATGCATCAAGTGTCCAAAAATACAATTATCTTGGATCTGGTAtgttaaaagttttaaacatttaGCAACTTGTCAGACCATTGCATATGCTATGAAATTATATGTCATATGAGTTCAGTTCATACCATCTAAAAGATACTCCGGGGCTACGTAACCCAACGTGCCTGAAAGCTTgatattattcttgttttgGGTCCCATTGGTTATGGCAAGGCCAAAATCAGAAAGCTGAATCCACCAGCAACAGCACGCAGAAAAGAAGCTTTTGTGAACACAATAAAAATGTATGGTAcaaaaagagaataataaataCAACAAATTGAACATGGCCTTTTTGTTTTACCTTAGCATTGAACTTTGCATCTAAAAGAATATTAGAAGATTTCAGATCTCTATGGATCACTGCAGGATAACAGTGTTCATGCAGATATTTTAATCCCCTGGTTGGCATTAATCAAATACCATGTCAGCAAAGACAAAATAAACcagataaaaaatttcaaacaacacactcacaatcTTTTAACACACTTCATCATTAACCAAAAATTATTGAATGTAATTAAACTATACATACTCCTTCACTGTCATATCTTTTTGCTGGAAACAATTTAACACAACACCAACATTCTAAAAAAGATTATCAGTGgtagaaatgaagaaaaaagatttattattatGGATCAGTTTGGTTACTCATAAAAGTGTTtgaagtaaataatttttaaaacaaatcacTTATTTAAGAAGTAGTAGGATTTGCTTCTTTTAAAAACATGCATatcactaattatttttaaaataagcaaatttttttagaaaacaacacatcaatatgtttattttatatataaaatatttaagaaaaaaacacaaataaactCATCCTATATTAGAAAACTAAAATGACagtaattttagaatttattttttcttttaatactaCATTAGCAATGAGATGAAAGGAGTAAATAAGACCCATTGAATAAGTATGGCTAATTATTTTGTGACTTCCAATAAGtttcaagaataataaaaagatgCATGGAAAAGAGTGAAACTAGCATTGCTTCTAAGCAAATATGATGATATAGATAAATAACTGTTTAGGGAAGGTCACCTTGCTGTGTCAAGAGCAATCTTCATCCTCAAATGCCAAGTCAATGCTGAGCCATGAGAAGGtccttcaaataataataattttatagcCGAGCTCATTATATCTTAATCATGTGTCTTATACTAGGTAATaaaccatataaaaaaatgttttaccaTGTAATTGTGTTTCCAATGATCCATTGTGCATCAATTCATAGACAATAATCCTTGTAGCTTCATTACTGCTACATCCCAGCAGAGAAATTACATTTGGATGTTGAATTTTACTTAATAATTCCACCTCGTTCTGTAAATTCATAGAAGCACAACTattcaatataataatgatggaaaaatgaataaattatttgcATGGATTACCTCAAATTCTTGCTCAGCACACGGATTTTCACAGTGCAATTTCTTAACGGCAACTTCCAAATTATCATCCAAATGTGCTTTGTAAACACATCCAAAACCTCCCTCACCTAAGATGTTACTTTCCTTGTAATTGCCGGTTGCTTTTTCTATTTgcttataatcaattattggaACACACCCTTTCGTACCAACCAGCTTTATAGAGCTGAATTTACTCAGAGTTGGTGCTGAAGCTGGCCCTTTCTCAGCATCTTggaatttaaattacagaaaaaagggaaaaaattaCAAACCTCACACAGTACCAAGAAAGCAAATAAATGTCAAAGTTCCTTGAGATCCCAAAATAGTGATTTGTGAAGCAAAATATAAACCTAAGAGATCTTTtggtttgaaaaagaaaagctttttttttttcttaactataGTTCTTGATTTTAAAGGTTTGCATTGAGAACAGTGAAAACAACTATACATTGTTTTCTGTTTCCATTCTTCAG contains these protein-coding regions:
- the LOC106764754 gene encoding aspartate aminotransferase P2, mitochondrial is translated as MASSVLSAASHSLSASSSLSSRQIHKGKPKVGDNALRFNNGINSFPNARSSGRVSMTVALNVSRFEGIPMAPPDPILGVSEAFKADTSDVKLNLGVGAYRTEELQPYVLNVVKKAENLMLERGDNKEYLPIEGLAAFNKATAELLLGADNPAIKQQRVATVQGLSGTGSLRLGAALIERYFAGSKVLISAPTWGNHKNIFNDAGVPWSEYRYYDPKTVGLDFEGMIEDIKSAPEGSFVVLHGCAHNPTGIDPTLEQWEKIADVIQEKNHIPFFDVAYQGFASGSLDEDAASVRLFVARGMEVLVAQSYSKNLGLYAERIGAINVISSSPESATRVKSQLKRLARPMYSNPPVHGARIVADVVGNPVLFNEWKAEMEMMAGRIKNVRQQLYNSITSKDNSGKDWSFILKQIGMFSFTGLNKEQSDNMTNKWHVYMTKDGRISLAGLSLAKCEYLADAIIDSYHNVS
- the LOC106764755 gene encoding probable receptor-like protein kinase At1g80640 gives rise to the protein MKTKLLLLLLMLHKPIWTLASPYPFASSPQVPLFSPFPNSMSASSPGIVMGAEQRQMDSHKKMVIAIAIASTSLGAVILSVLCIWIYHTKYPSKSKGKNVQRSDAEKGPASAPTLSKFSSIKLVGTKGCVPIIDYKQIEKATGNYKESNILGEGGFGCVYKAHLDDNLEVAVKKLHCENPCAEQEFENEVELLSKIQHPNVISLLGCSSNEATRIIVYELMHNGSLETQLHGPSHGSALTWHLRMKIALDTARGLKYLHEHCYPAVIHRDLKSSNILLDAKFNAKLSDFGLAITNGTQNKNNIKLSGTLGYVAPEYLLDGKLTDKSDVYAFGVVLLELLLGKKPVEKLAPAQCQSIVTWAMPQLTDRSKLPNIVDPVIKDTMDPKHLYQVAAVAVLCVQPEPSYRPLIADVLHSLIPLVPVELGGTLKVAQLPQQVLPANPHEDSSP